The window TAGTAGGTCTGGACCCTAACTTTTAAATTATACTCCCTCTTTCGTCTTGTTCAAAATAAAtgttcacttagcctttttattttggttcaaaataaagTGTCCACCGACAAAATAAAGaaggaattaactttattttttcagattAAGTGTTATGTGAGCAAATTCAATACCTTAAAGGGTGTGTAAATGACTAGGTGGACATTCTTTTTTATCAAGAGGGAGTACATAAATTTATACTATGCGTTGAAAGTAGTGAATTGGGGTTGATTGTAATAAGTTGAGAGGAGAAGTGGATAACCTGGAGAGAATGGTTGAGAGAGAGAGCAGAGGAGAGATTAGGGGAATTGAGGTTAATACATGCGGCATTTGCACAGGCTAAGGCTGGAAGATGATACATGATATTAGAAGCTGCAGAAACAGTTCAGAGGTTTACTGTCCACATCAGCAATTAGTTAGTCCATTAATTAGTTGAGTTAGTTAGAAATATTTCGAATAGGTCATTGGCGGGAAAGTTGGTTAGAGTTGGTTATGAGCTGTTTTGTAGAATTAGCTATAAGTAGTTCAAGATTCCACAATTGTAATCATTCCTTGATATTACTTTGATTCTTAATACAAGAACTCTACTTTCTCTCTCATTTCTATCTTTTCCATCAAATTGAGCTATCCACTCGAATTCTTCCATTGAATTCCTGTTCTAGCTATTGAATTGCTCGAATCATTATTGGATTCCTGTGATTCTGTTaacattggtatcagagccaccgCTTCTTAGACCTGCTGTTACCGTGGCTGAACCCTCATCCACACCAGCAGGTGATAAAGAACTTAGGGAGACCTTCAACAGAATTGACGAGAGTATAGAAAGAATCAAGGTTGGAGCAGAAAAGATGATGGTTCTTCTAGAAAGAATGGCCAAACGAGAAGAACTTAAAATAGTAGCGGCTGCGAAATCTCAATCGACCCTTGATCATGAGGAAGAATTGGAGTGCTTGAAGGTATCAAACCCTATTGATGGTCATGAAAACAGTACCAAAGCATTATATTTTCCTTGTTCTCCTTGCAGTTCTCTTTTCAATAATTGTGGGTTAAAACTGACTAGAATTAAAGAAAATAATGTAAGGGCAGATTTCCGAAATGAATTGCTTATTCTTGAACTTTCTAGTCTTTCTCATTTCTACCCACAAGAAACTTCTGTCAAGAAGACATCATATACCTTCAAGGTTCTCAATGAAATGCCTAAAAGAGATTTAAATGTAGATTCTCCATATAGTGACACTATTGAAAGAAATAATGAAACTGAAGAAGCTTTTAAAGACTTGTTTCTTGATGTGTTCTATGTGGAtaatgagagtgatgtgacagcTTTGGAAGCTATGCATCTTGGTTGGCTTTCCTTGAATAATGGGAGTGGTGTGGGTACAGGATCTTTTTATAGTGATTGGAAAAAAGTGCTCTCATGGCAAGCTCGTTTTGGTTTAGTTTTTTCCAAGGTCATGACTTCTCGCAATTTATGGGTCATCTTTGAGAGTGATATGAGAACCTCACCATGGAAAAGATTGAGAAGTCGTTCGTCCTAATAACAGAAGAAACACCTAAACTAATTGTAGAATCGTGGGTTGATGGTATGGGCGTGCCTGAATTGAATAACATTCTGGATGATGAGCATTCCTTTATTGTGATCAAAGAAAAGCTGGAGAAACTGAAGTTAGATGAGTGTGAAGCATTTGGAGTTAAACCACTTGATGGAAAAATTCACATAGAAATGCTTGTAGATGAAATCAAGGAAATGGAACGTGATGAACAGCATGTTATGGAGATTAAAAGGCCTTTAGTAGCTCTCTCTGATGAGATAAACAGTCATGCTACTTCAGAAGGGAAACTTAGTGTTATCTGCATTAAAATCTGCTACATTGAAGGTATCTTGATTACTAACCATGGGTTTAACAGCAAGTTTAAATTGATGGAAGAAAAGCTAGAGGAACTAGAGTTAGATGAGTGTAAAACATTTGAAGTTGAGACCAAGAAACAAAATAATATCAACATTGGAGGTTTATTGATTGCTAACCATGAGTTTAACATCAAGTCAGTTAAGCCAATGGTGAATTTTGACGTTACTGGAAACTATGACATCTTTTGTTATAGAATTGACATAGCAATTACTTCGGGAAGCATTTACAAAATTGTGGCAGCAGTTTATGAAGATAAGATTGATGATATAACCTCTGAAAATACCTCCATTTTGGCTTTGGTTAAATTGTGGATTTCCCAGTTGATGTTGTTACTTGTGAATACAGTACAGTTTTGCAGACCACATTTCCTGGTTTTGATCCTTGAGGACAAGGATCTTTTAAGGAAGGGAGTACTGATACATGATATTAGAAGCTGCAGAAACAGTTCAGAGGTTTACTGTCCACATCAGCAATTAGTTAGTCCATTAATTAGTTGAGTTAGTTAGAAATATTTCGAATAGGTCATTGGCGGGGAAGTTGGTTAGAGTTGGTTATGAGCTGTTTTGTAGAATTAGCTATAAGTAGTTCAAGATTCCACAATTGTAATCATTCCTTGATATTACTTTGATTCTTAATACAAGAACTCTACTTTCTCTCTCATTTCTATCTTTTCCATCAAATTGAGCTATTCACTCGAATTCTTCCATTGAATTCCTGTTCTAGCTATTGAATTACTCGAATCATTATTGGATTCCTGTGATTCTGTTAACAGAAGACGAGACAGGATGTTGTGTACAAGGTTGTCGTCAATTGTTGTCTCCATCTCCGCCCTATTTCGCCTTAGCTCCACCATTTCACGGCGGCCGAGAATAAAATTTTTAGCCGGTAGTCAGCGGGAAGTTTCAACTGTTAGGTAAAAGTAAAAGGTAGAAAATGTACCACGTTCGTAAATCCAGAAAAATGTCTTAAATCATTTTTTATGAACATAACATAAAATTCTTAAATGAATAAGACTCACCCCGTCCCAATTAGTTTTTATGTTTCGCTTTTCAAAAGTCAAATTATATAAACTTTGatcaatgttttaaaaaaatttattagtgatatgagaaaagttgcaacttggaaactttttgtataattttttaatatctaaatttcTATTGGAATTATATCGAGTTGATCTAATCAGATTTAACTTCTATGTTAGTCAAATTGAGTCTTGAGAAGTGAAACATGACAACTAATCTGGGTGAAAGGGTATCATTTTAAAAGTACTTAATTAAGGAAAATTATATGTTacatgttttattttattttattgtggcATCTTGAAAGCAAAACACAATTGTCAAGGCTCTTCTATGATCatgattttttcaaatattttgtaGTTATTTGAATTGTTAACTATTGTAACTTagttataatattttttttatgtagtttctgtaaattttatttcaaaaaaattaaagattttctATTCAAATTCACAACTGAAAGTTAATTAGTTTGACTCTCATAGTCTGAATCAAAATACATACAAATTGAAACGGGGGAAATAACTATTAACTACATATTCCCTTCAAATCCATGTTAACAATCTTTTATTATTGGGACAAATTTATTCTTTTCGAAAGAAAATTACTTGAGCATATCTTTAGAGATCATTTGACAATAATAATTCATTTTATTGAAAGGGTAAATAAGTTGGAATTAGTATAAGTATCGGATAACTTTATTCACGGAAGCTTAAGCAAATGAAAAAGAATCACTAACATATTTTGTCTCCGCTAATAATATACTTTAACTGCAGCAGAATTTCTGGAAACATAATTGGAAGTATTTTCCGCCAATTGCCAACCAAAGATCCTCCTGTTATAATTAACAATTATTTTTATTATCAAGAAACTTTATTAAGTAGTAGTAAAGCTGCCATACCACATTTCAAAATGTTGAGTGCCCCAAATGCAAACTCATAAGCCTCCGTATGGGGAACATGAGATGCTCTGTATCTGCATtatcatttttattttaattgtaAATGCTTAGCTTTTTAGGCTAACATATTCTGTTCTGGGCAATTGTTTACTCCATTTTAGTAGACCAAAACTTTGCCATATTTTGGGGACAATTCTTAAAAACTGCATGGTTAAGTGGGATGAGATGCCAACTATACTAATGATAAAGTAGAAAGAACAGATATAAACAAATAAGGTTTGtcaaaaggaaataaaaataatttattgatcCATAGCCAGCTGATACATTGTCGGATTTGTGTTCTAAATGTACTGATTGGGGAGCATTTTCCCCCTTTAATGAGTTTTACGCGGCATGAATCTAAATTAGTCGAGTCAGTGAGTATTGAATACCAAACTAGAGAACATTGGTGTTCAAATTCTCTTTCAGACTGCACACGACTTTAAACAACAACAGTTTCCTCGATCACAACTCATAGACCATCCATAAAAGTCTAGTTACCTAATTTATACTTGTAAAACTCATAATATCTGTTTAATGTCAGAACAAAGACAGACGCTAAGGAAGAAAATTTCAACAAAAATGTACTAGCATAGAGCATACAGACGTACTGTTCTCCGAGATCAAGAAAATTTTGAACCTGGGAAACTATCAAGCTTACAACAGTATTGCAAGATTTATCagcttcatcaaaaaaaaaaaaaaaaaagtattgcaAGATTTATCAGTTCCTACTGAAACATCACCATTGGAAACATTTCAAAAAAGCAGCAAAATTGTAGAGTTCACTACTAGAAATGCATTCAAGTGATGCCCGCTAGGAAGATGGTACACATCGCCAAGACGCTGACTAAAAGATACGTATTATGGGAAGTTCATAAACTAGACCAGTTATCTGGACTGTTAGTGCCAACTGAGATAACAGATGCTTTCAGATATATGAAGACCCGTGATTACACATATGCAGTGATGTATATAACAACTTAGGACTAGCATTTTCATGGGGAAAATAATTCAGTTATAAATTATAACCATGAGACAGCCAATCTTTGCCAGAAGTACAAAAAATGGAGGGCTAAAGTTCCTAATAAACACAACCCAAAGGGTTGAAAAATCATCAAGTTAAAGCCAATTGAACTTCAGTAACATTATTATCTACAGCACAGATGTTTGTCTAAATTCTCATCACTTCAATCTGATACTTGATACTACACATTTAACTCAAGAAACACAATAGCCATGTCTGAAAACTAAAGGAAGTATAAATCTGCACGACACAAGAAGTTCACATTGACATATAAATTGCAAAAGAATCACACCTATAGAACTTTAAGAAGCAagacattttttttaatctttgaaatgAATGTAAGTATATACCAAAGGGAATATGTTTTTCCTACTTGATTTACAAAAACAGTTGCAAGTGATCTTTACAaaaaatttactttttttttttcttgtgaatATTGATGTACAACTCTAAGAACTATAACTACTGATATTAATCCCGACCAGTAACCACAAAGAAGGAAACGAATTACTGATTTTGATGATGAAGACGACCATTCTTCTTTGCAATAGAATAGTAATAGGCACGAAGCAATCTCTTATGGAATCTCCGAAGGTTCAACCTCACATTTTGACGATCAAGGTAGATCTTTTTCGTGAATTCCCATCCTCTATTGTTCACACTCTCCGGGTCCATCAGAACAGGATCATCTTTCTCGTACTCATTATACAAAGAGCTTTCTTGTGGAAGAATTTTGTAGCCAATGTATTTGAGACCTAATTTAATTGCTGGTTGTCCATAGTAAGTATCTGCTGCCCAATCCGTTCCTAGTGGAACGATTTGGATGAAAGTCGAATCAGGCCTCATGAAGAGGAAATGAGTCATAGCAGCACCATGAACTCCAATCATTACATCACTAGAATTAAGAGATCGATAAATTTTTGCAAGCTCAGTTGTTCGTTGAGGCCTCAAAATTTCCACCTCGAACCCAATATTTTCTGCCATTATAACTAATGAATCTTCATTGAGTATCGCTCTTGAATCATTTCTAGCTATTATGACCACTTTAGGTTTCTTCAAATCCCGCTTTTCTTCAATCATCTCTTCTTGGATCAAACCTCTAATTCGAGGCAAATAAGCTTCGTCTAGCATGTGTCGAAAATCCCTGATGGTTTTGTTGGTTCCCATTAATGAAGCATTAATAGTTAGCTCGTCATGGATTTTTAAACCAACTATGGCTTCAGGGAAGCAATGAGTCCTATTATCGCCTCTAAAATCGATAATAGGATATTCAGTGAGGTGAGGAAGTATGTTTTCGTACTTTGAAATCCACCAATCATGATACTCAAGGATGACAAATACAACTTTCTTGTTGAAATGCTGTGAAGTTATGTAAAGAGGCAAAATCCCATCATTGAATTCGTGGTAAAGATTTCCTGTGTAACCTCCAGTAGAAAAGAACACAGCCGGTACCTCGTGTTTCACATCACACTTCTGATGAATAGCAGAATTCTCTCCCTTTGAAACAATGTCTAATTCGTCGATGGTGTCCATTATGCTTTTTTCCCATTTCCGAGTATACGGCCTAATCTTTTCATGTTGGAATATCTCATCATTGCCATTGTTTCTGTAGAGAGTAATTGTGGAAGAAGCAGAATTTGTTCTTACATCCCCTTTCATTACACAGATATCTGAACGAATGCTGCTTCTATCACAGCAAATTGAACCTGCATTTTGATGAGAAAAATCTCTCAATAAGGAAGCACTAAATATAGTGCTCTAACTGTTAGATTAATATCAAAAACCATAAGGGATTTAATAGCAAAAGGAAAGCCATGCAGCCCCTTAAAACAAGTTTGTTTAAGCCTTCCAAATCATGATTAGATTACAACACACacaaaaataaaggatttttACACAAATAGCCAGCCGGATTCACTGTTTACTTTTCATAGCCAGTATACATAGATTATACACGGTTAAACACACATTATATATCCGCCGACTATATTTAGTTTAAGTGGTTGGCTGGACGACTATTTAGATTaaatctttttttaaaaatattgagCTAAAAAAAAGGGAGTGAAAACCTAAAAGCATACTTATAGATGCTATAAaaccaaacaaaagaaaaaggaactTGCTTTCCTCTGCAGAAGCAACCACAAAGTCTAGAGCCCATAACCACAGACAGTGATAATATGATAAAATCCAAAAATTGTTTATCaaaaaagcaaaacaaaaaaaccCCTAGTATTAAAATATACTCAAGATAGAAATAAAGAGAACAGggaaattttgagaaaaagcacaGTATTGCTGTaacaaatatacaaaaaatatatagaaaagggaagataaagaagaagaagaagaggtatCAGAACAACACAGAGAGACATACCTAAGAAAAAGACAAAAATAAAGAGGAAACAACAAAGTACTTAGTGATACTTACCATTAGATACAGAGGAACaaacagaagcatatacatctgATGTAGAAACAAGCCCTTCATCTTCAAAACCAAATGAATCTGCAAGAAACCCACAAAACAGAACaatcagaaaaagaaaaaaaaacaaagtagTACAAACAAAGAAAGCAAAGTAACaacaagaacaaagaaaaagagaaaCACTTACATAAAAGAGAAAGAGTAGGGGCAGATGTGAAGAAAAGAAGAGCTAAAATAAAGCTAAAAGAGATGAAACACAGAAGAACAAGAAACAAAAGCTTGAGTCTTGCTCTTTTACAATAACCAGTTTTTTCACAAACAAAACCAAAGGGTTGTGACTCTTCATCCAAACAAACTTCCCCTTTCTTCCACTGCTGATTTCTATGGTATTGCACCATTTTCTTGAACAAAAATAGCTTAAAAATATGAACTTTTTTGGACTGAAACAAGGTAAAGAAACAAACTTTTTATGTATATCACAAAAGGGTGTGTGAAGTTTGAGCTTACTTGAGGAAAGGTTTAAAAGGGAAGGTGATGTACTATTTGGAATCTTCAATATTGGGAGCTGTCAATTTAAGGGAAGAAAATAATATAAGCGAGTgctatattttgattttagaGAGTCAAAAGCGTGTAAAAATGGTAAGGGAATTTAAAAAAGAAGAGTTTATTAATTAGCTGGCTGGCTTAGACTGGTTCCCAACATGTTACAACTTGGAAGGAAGGTGTTGTGTGCCTAATGCCTATGAGGCTGCGCTTTTATGTTTTTGTCGTTGGACTCTTAAAAAGAGATATTTGTC is drawn from Lycium barbarum isolate Lr01 chromosome 8, ASM1917538v2, whole genome shotgun sequence and contains these coding sequences:
- the LOC132607411 gene encoding xylan glycosyltransferase MUCI21-like, which encodes MVQYHRNQQWKKGEVCLDEESQPFGFVCEKTGYCKRARLKLLFLVLLCFISFSFILALLFFTSAPTLSLLYSFGFEDEGLVSTSDVYASVCSSVSNGSICCDRSSIRSDICVMKGDVRTNSASSTITLYRNNGNDEIFQHEKIRPYTRKWEKSIMDTIDELDIVSKGENSAIHQKCDVKHEVPAVFFSTGGYTGNLYHEFNDGILPLYITSQHFNKKVVFVILEYHDWWISKYENILPHLTEYPIIDFRGDNRTHCFPEAIVGLKIHDELTINASLMGTNKTIRDFRHMLDEAYLPRIRGLIQEEMIEEKRDLKKPKVVIIARNDSRAILNEDSLVIMAENIGFEVEILRPQRTTELAKIYRSLNSSDVMIGVHGAAMTHFLFMRPDSTFIQIVPLGTDWAADTYYGQPAIKLGLKYIGYKILPQESSLYNEYEKDDPVLMDPESVNNRGWEFTKKIYLDRQNVRLNLRRFHKRLLRAYYYSIAKKNGRLHHQNQ